TCTGCATACCACAAATATATCAGAGCTTAATCTAACAAACATTCACAAAAAATTAGCAGTAAAAGGAAGACAAAAGAAGCAGCACCAACCACTTGTTATGGGAAGCTTTTCCTCGGTGTATGGGGTCAAACCCTCCTTTCTGTAGAAATCAACCTGAAAGTCTATAGATGCATTATCGTATTTTCCAGCAGCTTTATTTGCCTCAGCTTCAACAAATACATCAAAGCGTTTATAATGTTTAGATATAGCAAATGATGCATTTTTCCTCCACAAGAACCTGAAGCgaattatgaaaaagaaaaatgaaggaTTCAGATTCTAAACACGGATGTcaataatacaaataaataattaagactATCATAAACCACCTTGTCCATTTGAAGAGTGCATATGTAAATTTCCACTAAGCATTTGTATGTTTGGAACAGTGCAACATTTTCACAGGTTTTACACCATTCCAACTAGAAGGCTAACTAAAACCCGAAACACATGCATCATTTTATGGTCTTTACcacatgcaatataaaataatatttgggcttaaaatttaaatataactaGGATAATACTTATTGCTGTGAACTTAGTTGATTCGCTCGTACCTTCAATGCAAAGTTCTGCAGAATAGAGGTAATCATTTGAAGCAAAACTTGCAAGCATTGCAAAAAATGCTGATTAGTTAGTTGTCTTCATTTGTATCAAACAGCACCCATTACagcaatttaaattaaatcctAGTAGTACCACATGATAACCATAGATACACTACACATTATGTATATGGGAAAAGATGCGTAAAAGTTTTACCATTAAAAAATTCACTCAAGCTTTCTTGTAATGAGATGGGACCCTTTAATATAAGAATCAACCAGTTGAACTTGCTAAGTGAATTTGTAaggagatatatatatatatctactgATTCCTGTCTTTTGTAAGGAAATGAAAGCATAAAACCAGACTTACCTTTCAAGAACTTGGTATGGATCGACCACGAGCTCAAGCTTTCCATCAACCCACAAGGAAAAGCGAGCATAGGGAAACAGCCTATGCATCAAAAGCTTGGGAATCTGtaaccaaaaaaatacatatcaacgTGCTTGTAAATCCTAATTGTTTATCCCCTTTGAGACATTAAAATAATCAAGCTTGGCAAAATATTTCAAGAAAACAACCTTTCCCGTGCGCCTGCCATCAGAATAAGGAAGGTTACGTACAACGACAATCCTCCATACCCCAATCTTCCTGTTGCTGTCCATTGTACCAGCAGTCTTCACATAAGCTTCTGTCACTTCATCTATGAACATGAAGAAGCAAACAGTCTCCTTGGAATATTCACTAATGTTCTTTGGCTGGTTTATTTCATCAAAATTGCctaaagaaaaaaggaaataaGTGATTAGAAATTGTATTAGCTAGTTAAGAAATGTTCAATCAATCAAATAAGACAGAGGATTACCAAATATAGCAGATGCAACAACAACACCTTGACATTGCTCCATAGCAAGGAGATCAGTCTCATCTATATCAAATCCCGTATTTCGACCAGGTCTAATTCCTCGAACGAATCTGATTCATATACAACACATAAATCAAATTCATAAAACATAACATATTCTtaagaaaatacataaaaaagaaaaacagatAAACAAAACATACCCACAATGCATGCTCATCGACTCTCTTATATCATAAGAATCAGTTCTTTGAGCTAAAGTAGGATAGCCACCGAACTCCGAGCCCCCGAATTCTGTTTCTTTAGATAAATTTTCTTCATAAATATAAGTTAAATTCTTAAGAATTGGAGAAGGTGAAGGGACCTTTGGCATTAAAGCCACTGCTTCTTCCACAGGAAGGTAACATACTGGACAAGCTGATAAGACAAACAAGCAAATTCAATAGCATACAAAAGCAATGAAGAAGAATGTATCAACAACATAAGCTAATTTCTTTATGTATCAATGGAGAAAGGCGGTACTTACGCCGAGGTCCAGTTCTTTTCTTATCAGCTGGTGGAGGAGGCAATGTGAAACTATTACAAGGATGCCCTGGTGGAAGAGTATAGCCCAGAAAAACAGCAGGAGGAGGTGGTGGAAAAACCAAGCTGGGATTCTCTACTGGGATTATTGGGGTATTCaattgagaagaagaagaagaaaaagaagaagaagaagaagaagaagaagtaatGTTGTTTGTGGCTTTGTCCTCATATGGAGGTGAAGATTGAGACAAAAATAAAGTCATCGAATTGTTCATAGTAATGATCTGAACATGATCACTTTGTGAATCTTcacctaattttaaaaattaataagacaATTCAAACAAAGAAATTCTAAGTCAATACAATACATCGTATTATATCAAATCAAATGAAGATTAGATCAGTGTGATCATATCAAACAAAACATGTagaattgaataaaataaaaagagaacCTTTTCCAACGTACAAAACCCAGACGAAAACGGCGGCGGAAATTAAACAGAGGAGGAGCATTCCGACCTTTTTCCGGCCGGCGAACTTGCAGATCCAATGAAATAAAGTCTCTCTCTCCTTTAACATCTTGGAAGGCTTTCGTGAAGCTTGAATTGGAATTATTACACCGTTCTGAAGCTGTTTATCCAAAGAGCCATAACTTCCAGAACGAATTCCCAAACCCAATGACCCTCCACCTCCAGCCATTGTCATTGCTCCGCCACACCCAGATATGCTTCTCTCATTTCATTCAGTCAAGTCACTCAGAGATCAGATTTAAACACACTCCACCACCCAAATTATCATTGCTCCGCCACACCCAGATGCGGTTCTCTCATTTCGTTCAGTCAAGTCACTCAGATCAGATTGAAACCCACTACCTTAAATCCCAAGAAATCAAATACCCACTTACCCAAAACTCAAAATTCACACCTGAAACTCTCTCACTGAATTGACACAAGCCTTTCTCTTCTGTAAAGAGAGAACCTTTGGTCTTAGAATCTGATAACAAGGGCACTGTGAGAGAGGGAAGGAAGAAaaggaattatttttttttagggtttctttgaaatCTCAAAAATGAGATCATAGAAATGATTTTTcgtatttaatttataatatagttattattattattattgaacatgatataatataaattctatttattttttttctttatacaagaaaatatatactatgtattaattaaaattaaaaacattgatattgtataaattattataataattaatatcaaaaaaataaatagatgaAATGATAAGCTTAACGTGCGCCATGTGGCGATGGTTAGGATGAGATTATGATGTCTCTCCTTAGATTTgcataacatttattttttaatataaaagttagcataaaaaaaaatgaaaattcataaagtattTATACATTGGTAAATAAATTAGAGCTTCTCTACCCAAAAAAACTAGAGATTTTAACTGAAAATAGTtactaaaatattttcaggttttttgaatatccaaattaaaatatatgaaaaactTTTAAGAGGTTAGTTATAAAGGAGAAAATAATTAACAAAGAAATTCATAACAATAACAAAGATTTTGGTGGTtggaatactttttttttcctttaacaAATCTTATGTGGCATGTTTTTGTTTCTGCCgactataaattttaattttattattaatttttgatggAAATATAGTTATTGTATTTATGTATCTTTTCATATTATTGAACAACaagttatttttctttaaaaaaatatatatatatattttgtttggaAATATATGTgagtttttttctttctttctttctttttttttttaatataaatttcattaaaaaaaaatcaaacataacACAAACTCACTGGTGCCACAGGAATGCAACCTTCCGAAAGAAATTAAACGAGACACAACCCCCTCAGCCACCCAAGAGGCAATTCGGTGAGCCTTTAAATTCAAAGACCGAGAGATCCAACAAACATTTAGAACAAAATTATTCGAGACTTTAGAAGTCTTCAAAGCAGTGACCACTACTTTACAATCTGAGAAAAACTTAACCCGCTTCCAATCTCGATATAAACAAAGGGACACTGCCTAGAAAATAGCAAAAGCTTCAGCCTCGAGCTGAGAAGACACTAAAGACATGATCGTTAAAGCCTCAACAAACTCATAGCAGTGGTTCGACCAAGATTGTAGCGAAAGACCCACGTCCACAAATTGCAGCAACAACATTGATTAAAAAATTGACACCATCCTCAATCTCACCAAGGGAAACCTCCTCCTCCAAACACGGATCCACCACAACCCTCTCAGAAGTCACCCTCAACTCTTTCATAGCATAATAAACTTTCTACAACAAAGAAAAAGGTGACACAATCACATTCTCATGGAAGGCTAAGTTTCTAGCCTCCCATAAGAAGTAACAAAGTAAAGCAACCCATGTTGACAATATATCAATCTGGGCGTTGGGCCTAGTGCCAAGTGTCAAGTTGGGCGCTAGGTCTAGTTTCAGGCTACTTGGAAGTTCTGTTTGCTCCCcaaaaatagttgaatcttaatctttgatgaaaatagagaatatGCCTGGAAGACTTTTCAGGACAAACTCCTCAAATTTTTGTCACCTTGGCTGTTGGGCCAGCACTAGGTTTTAACTTGGGCATTGGACCAACACTAGGTGTCAACTTGGGCATTGGTCCCTTGTTTTGGCCTCTAGGTTGGTTTATTTCTTCCTTCGAAAACACTTGTTTTCCCATTTTTGATGAAGACAAATAAGAAGCACGGGTCGAATTTTATGTTTGATGCTTGGAAGTGGCCTAGGTTGAAAAAATGTCGACCTGGGCACTAGATGCTCGGGCACCAGGTGCTCAAAAATGAAAATTCTCTAATCAGATTctgatgcctcaaatatgttCGTGGTATGTCTAGTTCATGTACCAATATAAAGTTTGACCCATTTGCAATAAAACGGTCCTGAAAACTGAAACCCTAGTTAGGTTGTCAGCTTGGGCGTTGGGTGAAACCCTAAGCGCCCGAGTTGAATTCTGAGGTGTAATTTCGTGTATTTTCAGCTCCCATGGCATGAAGTTCGATGCGCCATGTCTTCATGCTACAGAATACTGAAAGATAGTGAGTTGGAAACGACTAATCAGAATCTGAATACCCATTCCGGAGTTCCTAGAGTCAACTTAGGCGCAAAGCTAGGGATCCCTCCCAGGTTTATTGCTATGCCTCGCGACTACTCAACTCTGAGATATTATCTTTCTTGCTACGTGTCAAATATTGATGTCCacgttattagaatttttttttttttttttattaacaggAAGAAAGAGAAAATATTCATGAGTGTGTTGTATTAAGAAAAAGGGTAGAGCAAAAACACTATTATTGAGAAACTTATTATGCTGGAAACTTGTAGACGATAAATGCATATCTTGTAATCTAAACTTGAGCATTATAGTACCAGCAAGTTAAATATAGGAGACACACTATCTTTGAATTAGGGTAAAACGTTTTGGTAGTGCTCTTTACGTTTCTGcgcattacatttttttttttttttgtctatttTGTCATATGTGACAAGTAATTTAAACTAATTATCTTTCATCTAGTAAACTACAATGAGTTTACACCACTCACTTGTCAAACTACAGTGAGTGAGTAAACTTAATTGCATATTTGGGCTTCATTGCACTTTAACCATTGTGAATAGTAGGGTTGGCATCCGATCTAATCAAATATTATGGAaaatttgtaaaaatactagaattttgggtaacttttacaaaaatactatcatacggaaaagtttacaaaaatactgtgtttttataaaacaccaatagaacacaaaacagaacaactcaaaacaccagtagaacaactaaaaaataccagtagaacaccagtgaaaacttataaaagaaacacagtaaaaaagtaaaaaatactacatgacagtatttttgtaaaaaaaatggcaaaagttagtataccatgtaaattttccaATATTTTTCTCCTCATCTAAtctaatccaattagtaattggatttagaaaattatcatctgatccaatctaattagacctcaaaatctaatccaatccactccaattactaattagattagatcaaatttttaattagatatctaattacacacttaaattttaatattaatttaaaaatatgaagaaaaatacataaaaactacatatcacattttatttaaatttaatactccataaaaatattattacaagtgTAATGCAACTAAAAGtttgaaataattaaaagaacAACATtactaagtaataaaataaaacgaaacatcattaaaataaatacagaAAATAATCCagtgttacaaattcaacaacaaaaaaaaaaaccaataaaaatataattaatatatattttatttttaatatttttattatataaataattttttaacatatataaatgtaattgaattggatcgatttttaattagattttgagATTAACATCCAATAATCGATTCAATCCAATTAAAATTTATCTTTTAACATCTAATTATAttagattggattagatcgatacgattcaattggattggattagatatTATCCACCGCTAGTTGTAACGTGCATGCCAAGATGGCACGTTACAAGCTAAGTGATGCCCACAAGTTGTCCAA
This region of Cannabis sativa cultivar Pink pepper isolate KNU-18-1 chromosome 7, ASM2916894v1, whole genome shotgun sequence genomic DNA includes:
- the LOC115697035 gene encoding probable hexosyltransferase MUCI70: MTMAGGGGSLGLGIRSGSYGSLDKQLQNGVIIPIQASRKPSKMLKERETLFHWICKFAGRKKVGMLLLCLISAAVFVWVLYVGKGEDSQSDHVQIITMNNSMTLFLSQSSPPYEDKATNNITSSSSSSSSFSSSSSQLNTPIIPVENPSLVFPPPPPAVFLGYTLPPGHPCNSFTLPPPPADKKRTGPRPCPVCYLPVEEAVALMPKVPSPSPILKNLTYIYEENLSKETEFGGSEFGGYPTLAQRTDSYDIRESMSMHCGFVRGIRPGRNTGFDIDETDLLAMEQCQGVVVASAIFGNFDEINQPKNISEYSKETVCFFMFIDEVTEAYVKTAGTMDSNRKIGVWRIVVVRNLPYSDGRRTGKIPKLLMHRLFPYARFSLWVDGKLELVVDPYQVLERFLWRKNASFAISKHYKRFDVFVEAEANKAAGKYDNASIDFQVDFYRKEGLTPYTEEKLPITSDVPEGCVIIREHIPISNLFTCLWFNEVDRFTSRDQISFSTVRDKIKAKTNYTINMFLDCERRNFVVQKYHREVMEQLLAAHAPPPPTPVLPPPPPPPPTLPPPPPPTPINEPPMSLFETPSQNENVVNAPVRRVTTRRGRDRRSGSRRHRKVSAGGGGGGSREITSSLRK